The genomic stretch TGTTTGTAACTAGGAGTTTTTTTTATTGCAATGAGTAGTGAAAGTTATACCAATATGGAGAGTTAATAGGGATTTTAAAAAATCTTTAGTGCTGTTGTACGTTTGTTGAGTTGAAAGAGATGCCACATGGGCAAATACGTACTATTCCTAACATCCAACGTCTGACTAAGTTCCTTGTGACACTTGTTCAACAGTACTGCAATATCATAAACATTTGGCTAGCAACAAGTTTCTCCTATAAAAAGCTCGCATGATCGAACTCTTTACAAACCATCAACAAGAATTGCCTTTGCCTACACTCCATCTTAGACTGTGTAATAAGAATAAACGAACCTACACAGCCTGATAACCTTTTCATACGGTCTCAAGTCATGAATTACACTTCCGGTCTTCGTGTTGATTCAAGCTTGGGATTTACCTCAGTGTCATGGATCCCATTTTTCTCAGGATTCATGGCTTTGGTTTTGTTGGTGATATTTATGATGGACAAATGGTTAACTATTTGTCTAAAGAATAACAAACCTCGTCGATTCCCTCTCCCTCCTGGCCCAAAATCCTTGCCTTTCTTTGGTTGCATTTTCCAAATGCTGAAAAACAGACCAACAAATCGATGGATATGCAAAGTCATGGATGATTTGAATACCGAAATCGCATGTATCCGCACTTTCGGTGTTCATATCATTCCAGTCACTTCTCCTGAGCTCGCTCGCGAGTTCTGCAAGAAACAAGACTCGATTTTCTCCAGCAGACCTGTTTTCATGTCTGCAGAACTTTGTAGTGAAGGATTCTTGACAACCGCCCTTTCACCTATGGGCGACCAGTACAAGAAAATGAAGCGAATGGTCGTTTCCAGTGTCCTCTCACCTGCTAAACACCAATGGCTTCAATGCAAGCGGGCAGAGGAAGCAGATCATTTGGTTAATTATGTCTACAATCAGTGCAAGTACAATGCCACCGGTGGGCTAGTGGACATAAGATTGGTTACGCAACACTACTGCGGAAATGTGATTAGAAAGATGATTTTCAACATAAGATTCTTCGGGAAAGGAATGGAAGATGGAGGACCAGGTGCTGAGGAAGTTGAACATATCAATGCACTATTCAAAATCCTTGCTTATTTGTATGCATTCAGTTTATCAGATTACATGCCCTGGATGAAGATTTTTGATTTTGATGGCCACCGAAAGATTCTTACTGAGGCCGTTGCATGTGTACGAAAGCACCAAGATCCCGAAATTGAAAAAAGGATTAAAATGTGGGAGAGTGGCGTGAAAAATGAGGAAGAAGACCTTCTGGATGTCCTAATCAGGCTCAAAGATAGCAACGGCAGACCCCTCTTAACAACTGAGGAGATCAGAGCACAAATTACTGTAAGGAATCCTCTATCCTGCTGCATGGTTACATAAACAATTTCTTAAACAAACTTTAGCTCCTTATCAGCTAGTGCCCTTTCACATAAGTAATTATTTTCTAATTTCAAAAGTTAGACGTAACACTTCTGTACTATGGACTAAACTGCCACATTTTTATTTCAAGACCCTATGAAAATGGTGAAAAAATAAATGCTCGTCTCacaccttaaaaaaaaaaaacaaaaatcatgccATCAGAGTCCAtaattaaattgaaatttttggaagctgAGATGCagattttctttcaaaaagaaaaagaaaaaagagtaggAGATATTAATagttcaagaaagaaaaaagagagtgTATAATTTGTGTGTGAAGGAAATGTGTTGTGGAATAGTTGCGGGGGGAATTCTACTTGAAAACCTGAACAGTTAAAAACAGTAACAATTTGGAGATTCTACTAGCATGTGTCCGCCAAACGTGGATAGACTAACAGAAGAATAAAATCAATCGTAGTGACCATAAAATCCAGCATGCAGAATCAAAGCTATGGAAACATTCAGCTGAACCATGTCCACGTCAAATGACGTACAAAAGGTGACATAAGATGATTGTTCGCTCAGGTTTTAGTGATATGGTTTATGTGTGCTAATGCCCATCAGCCACGCTCtgacaatattaaaaaataatttgcccaaATTTGTTGATTAGCAGAACTTAGAAAAGGATGGAATCTCAATGAGTCTTAATCACCACCAAAATGAAACTTGAAATATGGTGTTGTTGTACGGTCAGTTGGTTACTGAATTTGGTTAAAAAGGATTAGTATTAGTTTTCACGTTAACTCTACGATGATGCTCCACAGGAACTAATGTTTGCGACAGTCGACAATCCATCAAATGCTGTGGAATGGGCATTAGCAGAGATGCTAAATCAACCCGAAATTCTTCAAAAAGCCACAGAAGAGCTAGATGCCGTGGTTGGGAAGGATAGGCTTGT from Coffea eugenioides isolate CCC68of chromosome 8, Ceug_1.0, whole genome shotgun sequence encodes the following:
- the LOC113781391 gene encoding isoleucine N-monooxygenase 2-like encodes the protein MNYTSGLRVDSSLGFTSVSWIPFFSGFMALVLLVIFMMDKWLTICLKNNKPRRFPLPPGPKSLPFFGCIFQMLKNRPTNRWICKVMDDLNTEIACIRTFGVHIIPVTSPELAREFCKKQDSIFSSRPVFMSAELCSEGFLTTALSPMGDQYKKMKRMVVSSVLSPAKHQWLQCKRAEEADHLVNYVYNQCKYNATGGLVDIRLVTQHYCGNVIRKMIFNIRFFGKGMEDGGPGAEEVEHINALFKILAYLYAFSLSDYMPWMKIFDFDGHRKILTEAVACVRKHQDPEIEKRIKMWESGVKNEEEDLLDVLIRLKDSNGRPLLTTEEIRAQITELMFATVDNPSNAVEWALAEMLNQPEILQKATEELDAVVGKDRLVHESDLPRLKYVKACVKESLRLHPFAPFNVPHVSTQDTVVGGYFIPKGSHVILSRPGLSRNPRIWEDPLMYMPERHMKDMDDARMDLNDPELNMFSFSTGRRGCPGVLLGSTLTVMLLARLLQCFSWKIPSGLSQIDLAECEDAGVLAKPLVAVAEPRFPQPN